One Betta splendens chromosome 16, fBetSpl5.4, whole genome shotgun sequence genomic window carries:
- the ptdss1a gene encoding phosphatidylserine synthase 1: protein MLPLSWLRPAMASAYSGSHTLSKDDVNYRMHFRMINEQQVEDITIDFFYRPHTITLLTCTVLSLMYFAFTRDDGNHDGNIWVGLILVISFFLVISVLAFPNGPFTRPHPAIWRIVFGLSVLYFLFLVFIIFLNWQQVKQLMYWLDPNLRYAKREADIMEYAVNCHVITWERILSHFDIFAFSHFWGWGMKALLIRSYGLCWTISITWELTELFFMHLLPNFAECWWDQVILDILLCNGGGIWLGMTVCRFLEMRTYHWASIKDIHTTTGKIKRAVLQFTPASWTYVRWLDPKSSLQRVMGVYLFMIIWQLTELNTFFLKHIFVFPASHALSWCRILFIGIITAPTVRQYYAYLTDTQCKRVGTQCWVFGAIAFLEALACIKFGQDLFSKTQILYVILWLLCLAFITFLCLYGMVWYAETYGPREKRLSECEDSNYTESADHMSEEFQGEMEVGSDSPTTRQRGKGSGKIKSINGLDSQ, encoded by the exons ATGCTGCCGCTGTCCTGGCTGCGTCCGGCTATGGCGTCCGCGTATAGCGGATCGCACACCTTGAGCAAGGATGATGTGAACTACAGGATGCATTTCCGAATGATCAACGAGCAGCAGGTTGAGGATATCACGATAGACTTCTTCTACAGGCCTCACACGATAACCCTGCTGACATGTACGGTGCTCAGCCTGATGTATTTCGCCTTCACGAG AGATGATGGAAATCATGACGGTAATATCTGGGTGGGGCTCATCCTGGTCATCTCCTTCTTCCTTGTCATTAGTGTTTTGGCATTTCCTAATG GTCCATTCACCAGACCACATCCAGCAATATGGCGAATAGTTTTTG GTCTGAGTGTCCTGTATTTCCTGttcctcgtcttcatcatcttcctcaaCTGGCAGCAGGTAAAGCAGCTAATGTACTGGTTGGACCCAAATCTGCGCTATGCTAAGAGAGAAGCTGACATAATG GAGTATGCTGTGAACTGCCATGTCATCACCTGGGAGAGAATCCTGAgccattttgacatttttgcgTTCAGTCATTTTTGGGGTTGGGGTATGAAGGCTCTTCTCATTCGAAGTTACGGACTGTGCTGGACCATAAGCATTACCTGGGAACTGACTGAG CTGTTCTTCATGCATCTGCTGCCTAACTTTGCTGAGTGCTGGTGGGACCAGGTGATTCTCGATATTCTGCTGTGTAATGGAGGAGGGATCTGGCTTGGCATGACTGTGTGCCGCTTTTTGGAAATGAGGACCTACCACTGGGCCAGTATAAA AGACATTCACACTACCACAGGGAAAATCAAACGAGCTGTGTTGCAGTTCACCCCAGCAAGTTGGACATATGTGCGCTGGCTTGACCCAAAGTCCTCCCTGCAGCGTGTGATGGGCGTTTATCTATTCATGATCATCTGGCAG CTAACCGAGTTGAACACATTTTTCCTCAagcatatttttgtttttcctgcaagCCACGCTCTCAGCTGGTGTCGAATTCTGTTCATTGGCATAATCACCGCTCCAACAGTGag GCAGTATTATGCCTACCTGACCGACACACAGTGCAAGAGAGTTGGAACCCAGTGCTGGGTGTTTGG GGCCATAGCCTTTCTGGAGGCTTTAGCGTGTATTAAGTTTGGACAGGACTTGTTTTCAAAGACACAGATCCTCTATGTGATtctctggctgctgtgtttg GCCTTTATTACATTCCTGTGCTTGTATGGGATGGTGTGGTATGCTGAAACCTATGGACCAAGAGAAAAG CGTCTGTCAGAATGCGAGGACAGTAATTACACAGAATCTGCTGACCATATGTCTGAAGAATTCCAAG GAGAGATGGAAGTGGGCAGTGACAGCCCTACAACCAGGCAGAGAGGGAAGGGTTCAGGAAAGATCAAGTCTATCAACGGCCTGGACAGTCAGTAG
- the LOC114842847 gene encoding E3 ubiquitin-protein ligase NHLRC1-like: MATNPCSPTGGSVSPERCLREIQVNLLECKVCFERFDSQQRQRRPQNLSCGHVLCLECIAALSHPLLRKLECPFCRQLCSVDSTSHCQVLSDLQELLFPWIPTSSAPPRRPRGSGSSATGLTSAAPRLCQAFGGWGTLINPTGMAVSGSGTIVVVHDGEKRVVVFSAQGKKLHSFGQREQASGGICFPVDVAVSPCGHVVVTDAGDKAVKVFTSRGTHVLTVKDSFQMPWGVDTDGCGHILVSDVQAGTVSQVKVNYSHGVILEHRAAISDLQRPKAVACCRGTGNTAVIELLTSHRRQHSRLRVFTNDFHILYQTDSFSLNLQSRVRLNVSAVVFDRDGGLIVIDSDHGMIWSLGKLQKGSIAPLVGDHLTRPVGLVPLNNSLVILDGGDHTVKVYSA; encoded by the coding sequence ATGGCCACCAATCCTTGCTCCCCGACTGGAGGCAGCGTGAGCCCCGAGAGGTGTCTGAGAGAGATCCAGGTCAACTTGCTGGAGTGTAAAGTCTGCTTCGAGAGGTTCGACTcgcagcagaggcagcgcagGCCACAGAACCTTTCCTGTGGCCATGTACTTTGTCTGGAATGCATCGCGGCGCTGTCCCACCCTCTTCTGAGGAAGCTGGAGTGCCCGTTCTGTCGACAGCTGTGCAGTGTTGACAGCACCTCCCACTGCCAGGTTCTCAGtgacctgcaggagctgctgttcCCCTGGATCCCCacatcctctgctcctcctcggaggCCGAGAGGCAGCGGCAGCTCGGCCACGGGTCTGACATCCGCAGCTCCGCGTCTCTGCCAAGCTTTTGGCGGATGGGGGACTCTCATCAACCCCACTGGGATGGCCGTTTCGGGCTCGGGGACTATAGTTGTGGTGCACGATGGAGAAAAGAGGGTGGTGGTTTTCAGTGCGCAGGGCAAGAAGCTGCACAGTTTCGGGCAGAGAGAACAAGCCAGTGGGGGAATCTGTTTCCCGGTGGATGTGGCTGTAAGTCCCTGTGGCCACGTGGTGGTGACTGATGCAGGAGATAAAGCGGTGAAGGTTTTCACCTCCAGAGGTACCCATGTGCTGACGGTCAAGGACTCCTTCCAGATGCCCTGGGGTGTGGACACAGACGGCTGTGGGCACATCCTGGTCTCAGACGTCCAGGCCGGCACAGTGTCCCAGGTTAAAGTGAACTACTCCCACGGTGTCATTCTGGAGCATCGTGCGGCCATTTCCGACCTCCAGCGTCCAAAAGCCGTCGCCTGCTGCCGCGGGACCGGGAACACGGCGGTGATCGAGCTTTTAACAAGCCACCGGCGCCAGCACTCGCGACTGAGGGTGTTTACAAATGACTTCCACATTCTCTACCAGACAGACAGTTTCAGCCTGAACCTGCAGTCCAGGGTGAGGCTCAACGTGTCCGCTGTTGTGTTCGACAGAGACGGAGGTTTGATCGTAATAGACTCCGATCATGGAATGATCTGGAGTTTGGGAAAGCTCCAAAAAGGAAGCATAGCTCCTCTAGTGGGAGACCACCTGACCCGCCCAGTTGGGCTGGTGCCACTTAACAACAGCCTGGTCATTCTGGACGGTGGGGACCATACGGTGAAGGTTTACTCTGCTTAA